The Cinclus cinclus chromosome 28, bCinCin1.1, whole genome shotgun sequence DNA window CGCGGGGGACACTCAGTGCTGGCAGGGCGCGGGAGGAGCCGGGGGACAGAGCTGGGTCCCCAAAATTATctcccaaagtgtccccaaaagTGTCCCCAAAAGTGTCACCTCGGTCAGACACTGCGTCCCCAAAAGTGTCACCTTGGCCAGGTGTTGTGCCCCCAAAAGTGTCCCCAAAAGTGTCTCCAAAAGTGTCCCCAAAGGCGTCACCTTGGCCAGGTGTTGTGTCCCCAAAAGTGTTCCCAAAGGTGCCAACTCAGCCAGAAAACCCATCCCGATCCCGGCAGgacccatcccaatcccaaccgGATTATTCCCAATCCCAGATGGATCACTCCCGGCGGGATCCATCCCGACCTTCCCGATCCCGGTGGGATCcatcccagcattcccagtccCAACTGGATCCATCCCAACATTCCCAGTCCCGGCACTGTCGCACCTCCAGGTGTGGACCCGATTGAGTcacccctggtgtcaccagagcctgtgcagggctgtgacAACTGGGGACAACAGGGGACAATGGGGGACAACGGGGGACAGTGGGGGACAATTAAGACAATGGGGGACAAtgggggacaatggggacaatgggggacaattggggacatttggggacagtgggggacattgggggacgACTGGGGACAACTGGGGACAACAGGGGACAAtgggggacaatggggacaattggggacatttggggacagtgggggacaatggggacaattggggacagtgggggacagccagggacaaatggggacaatgggggacAACTGAGAACAATGGGGGACAATTGGGGACAATTAAGACAATGGGGGACAATGGGGGACAATGGGGGACAATTTGGGGACAATTGGGCACAAtgggggacaatggggacacctggggacaatTGGGGACAGCTGAGGACATTGGGGGACAACTGGGGACAGtgagggacagccagggacaaatggggacattgggggacaaCTGGGGACAATTTGGGGACAACTGGGAACTATGGGGGACAATGGGGCACAACCAAGTTTTTTGGGGAGAGGTTTCCCAaaatttttggggggggtttcccaagttttttttgggaagggcCTCcgaggaatttttttttttttttgggggggggggtcctcaagatttttttggggatgtcTCCAAATCCTTGTGGGGGagtttttccaggatttttaaatggcattctccgaaaaaaaaaaaaaaaggagtttttttgggggggtctccaaattttttttttttttttttttgtgaggggGTCTCCAAATTTTTTGTGGGAGTGTcctcaaggttttttttttttttggttgttgttggaATCTCCAGGTATTTTTGGGGATCTCcaagatttttttggggggcgattcttaaatatttttttttggggggggggggtttctCTAAGACATTTTTGGGGATTCTcgaatttttgtttgtttgtttgtttgtttttttgttttgtttttttttgttactttttgcAGGGTGCGTTCTccaagctatttttttttttgggggggggggagggggaggaattctccaaatttttttttgaggcctcccatattttattttttttttaaaataattttttattttattttttttttttaattcgaCCTGCCCTCCCCATTCTTTATTAACCCCTCCCTGCCCGGTTccgcccctcccctccccctttaTTAACCCCTCCCTGCCCGGTTccgcccctcccctccccattctTTATTAACCCCTCCCTGCCCGGTTCTGCCCCGGTTCTGTCCCCCCCTCCCGCCCTCCCCGGGGGCGGGTCCCGGGGCCGGTCCCGCAGctccgccgcctccgccgctcCCGGCTGCCATTTTAAGGTGAACAAAGCGGCGGAGGAGCGGCAGGTGAGCGGCACCGCGGCCACGGGAACCCCCGGTACCGGGGTCGGTAccgggatggggatggggatcgGTACCGGCAGAGCGGGGTGGGGGCGGTACCGGGACGGGACCGAGCTCCGGGGTTCTCCTGCGCACGGCcgggggggggtggtggtggggggggggaattggTTCGACATTCCCGGGCGGTACCGGGGGCTCCGCCGGCACCGGATTTCAGAGAGGTACCGGGTCCGTATTGAGTCCTCACCGGCACCCAGATCCCATCCGGTACCGGATTCCAGAGCAGTACCGGGTCCCCTCCGGTTCCACACCTGTACCGGGTCCCCACCGGCACCCAGATCCCATCCGGTACCGGATTCCAGAGCGGTACCGGGTCCCCTCCGGTTCCACACCTGTACCGGGTCCCCACCGGCACCCAGATCCCATCCGGTACCGGATTCCAGAGCAGTACCGGGTCCCCTCCGGTTCCACACCTGTACCGGGTCCTCACCGGCACCCAGATCCCATCCGGTACCGGATTCCAGAGCGGTACCGGGTCCGTATTGAGTTCGCACCGGGACCGGGTCTACACCGGTACCGGCCACGGATTGCAGAGCGGTACCGGGTCCCCACCAGATCCCCTCCAGTACCGGATCCCAGAGCGCTACTGGATCCCCACCGGGTCCACACCGGTATTGAGTCCCCACCGGATTCCAGTCCGCACCGGTACCGGCCACGGGATTCCAGAGCGGTACCGGGTCCCCCACTGGCACCCATATCCCATCCGGTACCGGGTTCCAGAGCGGTACCGGGTCCCCACCGGGTTCCAGAGCGGTACCGGGTCCCCCATTGGCACCCATATCCCATCCGATACCGGGTCCCAGAGCGGTACCGGGTCCCCCATTGGCACCCATATCCCATCCGGTACCGGGTTCCAGAGCGGTACCGGGTCCCCCATTGGCACCCATATCCCATCCGGTACCGGGTTCCAGAGCGGTACCGGCTCCCCCCCGGTTCCACACCGGTACCGGGCTCCCCGACCCCGCCGCAATCCCCTCCGCGCTGCCCCCGCCCGTTCCGGTCCCGGTGTCGGtgccggtcccggtcccggtgtCCCCAGCGGGGGAAGGgacccccccccagccccgtcCCCTCCCCGCCACCACCGGGGATGTCGCGCTCCGGTCCCCGCTGCGGGAAACCGAACCGCGGGGTCCAGCTGGGACCGGCACATTTGGGATTGATGGAATTGGGAAACCCCAAACTTGGGaacccccaaaactcccccgAGCCTCTCCCAGGGGGTCCCCCCGAACCCCGGTACCACCGGAACCGGTGCCCGGTTTGTGTTTCccgcagggatttggggttttttggggggttttggtctttttttcagggaaaatccaaattttaaatttttcctctttgccgGTCGGGATCTCCACAAGGCCCAGGGGAGGACTCCCCAAAAACTTGGATAATTTCGTGACCTTCCCCCTACCCCAAATTTTCCAACCAGAGAAAaatttcctctccctccttaACGAtccttatttttaattattctcaCTTTGACTGcgattattttgatttatttatttatatttttaaatcgGATTACGGCGACACCCTCGGGGCAAAAGCTTCCCATTGGAGAATtccaaacaaaatcccaaataattccctggtggtgctgggaggggacagggaggtgacaccggGGTGACACCGCGGTGGCGCTGGCCCGTGAGTCaccgtgcctcagtttccccacgCGGAACCcgcggccgctcccgctccGGGTGGCAACtcagtgcctcagtttccccgcCAAGATTTTGGGGATCTCCGAGGCTTCTTTTTGGGGTctctaaattttttttagtgGGGTCTCCAaggtttttttggaggggtcttcaattttttttttttttttttgtgggaggTTTGGAAGGGATTTTTGTGGGACCTCCAAGGCTTTTTTGTGAGGTGTCCcagattttgttttggtgggggtGTCCAAGACTTTTTTTGGGAGGTCTTCAAGTTTCTTTGGTGGGGTCtccaaggatttttttgggggggacattttcttttttttttttttttttgtttgtttgtttgcttgttttgtttttttgtggggatCTCCAAGGATTTTCAACATCTCTGACTCAGGGTTGACAACCCCGTGTCTCACTTTCCCCATGAAACTGCGGCCACTCTGGGGTGGCCACTCTGACTCTGGGGTGGCCACTCTGACTCTGGGGTGGCCGCTCTCACTCTGGGGTGGCCACTCTGACTCTGGGGTGGCCACTCTGACTCTGGGGTGGCCGCTCTCACTCTGGGGTGGCCACTCTGACTCTGGGGTGGCCGCTCTGACTCTGGGGTGGCCACTCTGACTCTGGGGTGGCCGCTCTCACTCTGGGGTGGCCACTCTGACTCTGGGGTGGCCGCTCTGACTCTGGGGTGGCCACTCTCACGCTGGGGTGGCCACTCTCACTCTGGGGTGGCCACTCTCACTCTGGGGTGGCCACTGCCACTCCAGTGTGGCCACTCCGACTCTGGGGTGACCACTCCAACTGCGGCATGGCCACTCCGTGTGGGCGGCGACTCTGACGATGACGAAGTGGCCAAAGTCCTTCCTCCGGCGCTACCGCTGACAGAACCTCCCACGAGCcactctgtccctgtccccttttAGGGATgctccccaaaaaaccctacgACAGCCCCGCCAGCGGCTACGGGCCACCCCCGGTCACTTACGGGCCACCAACGGGCGACTACGGCTACGATTTCGGACCCCGCTCGCCACCACCGGGCTCCTACTACATCGAGGACGTCCCTCAGCTTTTCTACAAGTGGTCGTCGCCGCCCGGGCTAGTGAAGGTGCTGGAGGTGGTGGTCATCGTGCTGTGCATCGCCATCTTCGCCTGCGTGGCCTCCACGCTGGCCTGGGAGTACGGCTACGGTTATGGCTACGGCAGCGGCGTTTTTGGCAACGGCCTGGGCGGGTTTTACGGCTCCGGTTATTACGGCAGCGGGGTTAATTATGGATATGGCTACGGTGGCTACTACGGTGGAGTCACCAACCCGCGCACGGCCAATGGTTTTATGATCGCCATGGCCGTGTTTTGCTTCCTAGCCcagttggggtttttggtgGCCAGCTTGAGCAAGTCCAGCGGGTCGCGCTCGCGGCGGTTTTacctggtggtgctggtggtctgcgcCGTGCTGGCCTTGGTGATGTTGGTGGCTACCATTGTCTACGTGGTGGGAGTCAACCCGCAGGCGCAGATGAGCGGTGGTGGCTACTACTACAGCCCGCTGCTAGCCATGTGCAGCCAGGTGTACGCCGGGGGCACCGTGCTCAACCAGTACCTGTACCACTACTGCACCGTGGACCCCCAGGAGGTGAGCGGGGGCTACCGGGGCGTGGGGACTACCGGGAGGGGTGCGGGGGCTAgcaggagggggggggggtggtccCGGGGGGTGGGGACTATCGGGAGGGGAACAGGAGCCACTGGGAGGGACAGGGGCTACCAGGAGGGGAGCGGGGGCTAccaggagaggagggagggccACTGGGGGATGGGGACCCCCGGGAAGTGAGTGAGGGTTACTGGGGAGTGTGGACTACTGGGAGGGGAGCGGGGGCTACcagggggtggggaggggagagggagccACTGGGAAAGGACTGGGACCACCAGGAGGGGACTGGGAccactgggaagggactgggacCACCAGGAGGGGACTGGGACtactgggaagggactgggacCACGAAAAGATGAGGGAGGGACCCCCAGGAAATGAGGGATGAAGATCCCAATCCCAGGGGgatcccaggaattcccaaaggaGGGAGAGACCTGCAGGAGGTGAGGGAGGGACTCCCACAGAAAAGTTTGGGATCTGTGAAGGTTTGGTATTtgggaaggacagggaaaggtttgggatttggggaggtttgggatttggggaggtttgggatTTGGAAAGGTTTAGGATTTAGGAAGCACGGAGAATCTTCGGGATCGGGCTCATCCCACAGAGTGAGGGAGGTGATCTGGGCGTGGTTGGATCCTGGTTGGATCTCCAGGATTGGGATAAAGCCTCATCAAACGGGATCTGTGGGAAGAGGAGCCGCTCCTGGCTGGGCTCAGGGTTTTCCCGTGGgatttcagggatttggggCCGGGGGTGTCCTGGCCTCGATCCCTGAAGAACGGGATTTATGGGatgagctggggctgggggaaaactgggatgaaccagggaggatttgggaaaagctgggacaatccagggctgggaagagctgggacAGTCCTGGATGTGGGGAAAAACTGGGATTATCCAGGAATGTTGGAAAACCCGGGACAGTCCGGGAATGTTGGAAAAACTGGGACAATCCGGGAATGTGGGAAAAACTGGGACAATCCGGGAGTGTGGGAAAAACTGGGACAATCCGGGAATGTGGGAAAAACTAGGACAATCCTGGGTGTGAGAAAACCGGGATAATCCAGGAATGCTGGAAAAACCGGGACAATCCGAGAGTGTGGGGAAAACCGGGACAATCCGGGAATGTGGGAAAAACCGGGACAATCCAGGGCTGTGGGAAAACCGGGACAATCCCGGGACGCAGGAAATCCTGGGATAAACGCTCCTGCCCTGCCGGGAGTTTCGGGGAGGGGACGAGCCCGGAGCTCGTTCCCAGTTTCGGGAACTTTGCTCTCCCGGTTGTAAAAAAACTTGGAGCGGAGCCGGACtgagggaaaacagggaaggtttgggatttgggaaggttTGGGATTTGAGAAGGACAGGAATGGTCTGGGATTCGGgaaggtttgggatttgggatttgggaaggacaGGAATggtctgggatttgggaaggtttgggatttgggaaggacaAGAATggtctgggatttgggaaggtttgggatttgggaagatttgggatttgggaaggacaAGAATggtctgggatttgggaaggtttgggatttgggaaggtttgggatttgggaaggacaGGAATggtctgggatttgggaaggtttgggatttgggaaggacaGGAATggtctgggatttgggaaggtttgggatttggaaagggcaggaatggtttgggattCGGGAAGGTTTGGGATTCGGGAATCAGCCCCGCCCCCTCGCTCACCTCCCCCGCTCTGCCCCGCTCCAGCCCCAAAACGCAGAGACCCCAAATCATTCCCAGATCCCGATCCCAAAGCATTCCCGGGATTCTGAATCCCAAACCGTTCCCCGGTCCCGATCCCTGTCCCGGTACCGCCCGGATCGGGGCCGTGCCCGcgctccccctccccccccccccgccccacgCGGGGCTGGAATTGGAATGCGGCACTTCCAGCCCGGCCGGCCGGGCCCGGGAACGCCCGGGACTGGCACGGGATTGGCACGGGATGGGGCCCGGGATTGGCATGGGATGGGGCCGGGATTGGCATGGGATTGGTACGGGATGGGGCCGGGATTGGCACGGGATGGGGCCGGGATTGGCACGGGATGGGGCCGGGATTGGCATGGGATTGGCACGGGATGGGGCCCGGGATTGGCACGGGATGGGGCCGGGATTGGCACGGGATGAGGCCGGGATTGGAACGGGATGGGGCCGGGATTGGCACGGGATTGGCACGGGATGGGGCCGGGATTGGCACGGGATTGGCACGGGATGGGGCCGGGATTGGCACGGGATGAGGCCGGGATTGGCACGGGATGGGGCCGGGATTGGCACGGGATTGGCACGGGATGGGGCCGGGATTGGCACGGGATGGGGCCGGGATTGGCACGGGATTGGCACGGGATGGGGCCGGGATTGGCACGGGATTGGCACGGGATGGGGCCGGGATTGGCACGGCATGAGGCCGGGATTGGCACGGGATGGGGCCGGGATTGGCACGGGATTGGCACGGGATGGGGCCGGGATTGGCACGGGATGGGGCCGGGATTGGCACGGGATTGGCACGGGATGGGGCCGGGATTGGCACGGGATTGGCACGGGATGGGGCCGGGATTGGCACGGCATGAGGCCGGGATTGGCACGGGATGGGGCCGGGATTGGCACGGGATTGGCACGGGATGGGGCCGGGATTGGCACGGGATGAGGCCGGGACTGGCACGGGATGGGGCCGGGATTGGCACGGGATTGGGCCGGGATTGGCACGGGATTGGcacgggatggggctgggattggCACGGGATGAGGCCGGGATTGGCATGGGATGGAGCCGGGATTGGCATGGGATTGGCACGGGatggggttgggattgggattggcACGGGATGGGGCCCAGCTGCCACCGGGACCCTCCCAAATCCTGCTCGTCCTTCCCCAATCCCAAACCTTTCCCACATCCTTCCCAAATCCTAAATcctccctgctcttcccaaatcccaaaccttccctgtccttcccaaatccccaattaTCCCATGGGAAAATCAACCCCTTGATCTCAATCCTCTCTGCAGCCCCAAAAATCTCTGGGATCCCTGAGGGGCCCCATCCCGGGATTtgggaaggacaggaaaagtttgggatttgggattgaggaatatttggggtttgggaaggacagggaaaaGTTTGGGATTTAGGAAGGACAGAAAATCTTTGGGATCGTTGCTCATCCACTACCACAGAGATTTCAGGGAATAAAGTCCCAGTTCCCACCAATCCCTCAGGActtttgggaattcccaaatcccaatttaTTCCCAGTCTCTCACTAGGGCCTGTGGGTTCCTGATGGAtcccaggggtttttttttgggaattcccaaatcctgattttttccCAGTCTGTTGCCATTGCCTGCAGGCTCCTGATCAGTCcaaggggatttttgggatttccaaATCCCAATTTTTCCAGTCCATCACCATCACCTGCAGGTTCCTGATGGATCCCATGGGATTcttttgggaattcccaaatcccaatttttttcccaggctgtCACCCATCGCCTGCTGGTTCCTGATCAAAccaaggggattttttttggaattcccaaatcctgaaatttTCCACACTGTCACCATGGCCTGAGAGTTCCTGATCAAtcccaggggttttttttggggattcCCAAATCccgatttttttccccagtccgTTGCCATCACCCGCGGGTTCGTGATGGatcccagggatttttttttgggaattcccaaatcctgatttttttccccaggccGTCGCCATCGCCTGCGGGTTCCTGATcgtgctcctgctctgcctcatcTGTGTCTTCGCCCACAAAACCCGCAGCAAGATCTGGAAATATGGAAAACCCAACATTTATTGGGATAAAATCCCGGCCGGCCCCGAAGGGCCCGACGTGGAGGAGTGGGTGAGtcctgggattctgggaattttgggattttttggtaattttgggAATGGGATCTGGGGGATCCTTCCCAACTCTTTCCCCAGGTGTGGAGTTGGGTGggttctgggatttttttaggatttttgggaattttttttggatttttaggatttttgggaatgggATCTGGGAGATCCttcccagcttttttttttttttttttttttcatggacgTGTAGGAGTGGGTGAGTCCCAGGATTTGTGggaatttttggatttttgggagTAGGATATAGGGAATCCTTCCTGACCTTTTTTCCTAGATATGGAGGAGTGGGTGAGtcctgggatttttaggatttttgggatttttgggaatggtATACTGGGGATCCTTCCCAGCTTTTTTTCATGGACGTGGAGGAGTGGGTGAGTcccaggatttttgggatttttttgggaatgtttgttgggaatgggatccagggGATCCATCCTGGCCCTCTTCCAGTGGGGTTGGAAATTCCTGAATTTGGGATGGGAGCGCAGGGAGgagtttgggggatttggggacattagggagggtttggggacaccagaggggatttggggacgcCAGGAAAGGTTTGGAGACCCCAAGATTTT harbors:
- the OCLN gene encoding occludin; this translates as MLPKKPYDSPASGYGPPPVTYGPPTGDYGYDFGPRSPPPGSYYIEDVPQLFYKWSSPPGLVKVLEVVVIVLCIAIFACVASTLAWEYGYGYGYGSGVFGNGLGGFYGSGYYGSGVNYGYGYGGYYGGVTNPRTANGFMIAMAVFCFLAQLGFLVASLSKSSGSRSRRFYLVVLVVCAVLALVMLVATIVYVVGVNPQAQMSGGGYYYSPLLAMCSQVYAGGTVLNQYLYHYCTVDPQEAVAIACGFLIVLLLCLICVFAHKTRSKIWKYGKPNIYWDKIPAGPEGPDVEEWVKNVSGGSSVPDEAATVAYSEKGETPGPAPPYSPPAYCEPPKNSWKSVPNVPMSPSPSEAQDRDQDPPKPPARRGRRGRRPPEPEESRQSQCSQCSQYDTEPTTAPESGDERDGDSQQWHRLYPPLSSPSARRRYKEDFGAGLRRYKELCAQLDALGQRLAQLEQQLEQLPEDSAQYQALAEEYNHLKDLKRSPEYQDKKRESQTLRNKLFHIKRMVSDYDKLRG